The genome window CATTAGCATTCGGATTTGTTGGTTACAAAAGAGTAACTGCAACTATTGGCGCTACTGATGTTATTAATGCCACGCTTGAAACAAACGCAAATGAGTTGAAAGAAGTTGTGGTAACCGGTGGTTACGGCATCAAGCAAACAGCGCGTTCAAACTCAAACTCTGCGCAAGTGGTTACAGCTACTGAACTGAACACAGTTCGCCAGCCTAACATCAACAACGCTTTGGCCGGTAAGGTTGCAGGTATCCAGGTTCGTAGCCAGTCGGCTGCAGCATTGGGCCGTAACACAGAGGTAAGGCTTCGTGGTGCTTCAGGTTTCGGATCTGGCCAGGGCGCTTTGTATGTTGTGGATGGTACTATCCTTCCAAATGCTGACGACATCAACCTTGATGACGTTGAAAGTGTTACTGTATTACAAGGTGCGGCAGCCGCAGCACTATTGGGCTCACAGGGTGCTAACGGTGCAATCGTTATCACAACCTCTAAAGCTAAAAAGAACGGTGGCCTTGGTATCGACCTTAGGTTAGGTGCTACTTTTGACAAGGCTTACATTTTGCCTAACTACCAGAACACTTATGGTGGCGGTAACAACCCTGTATTTGAGCAGTATACTTGGAAAGCCGGTGACCCTGATCATTGGAAATCATTAAGCGGTAAATACTACCCTGATTATTCTGATGACAGCAGCTGGGGACCTAAATTATCGGGACAGGAGTATATTCCATGGTACGCATGGTATGCCGGAACAAAATATACCGGTAAAACTGCTTCATGGACTGCACAGCCTAATAACGCTATTGATTTCTATCAAACAGCGCCTTTGCTTGATAACAGCATAACCTTTAACAAGGCAGGTGATGATTACAGCGTTAAATTAAGCTACGGTAACGTTTACCAAAAAGGTATCATTCCTAACCAGGATTTGAAAAGAAATACCCTGAACCTGAACTACAACTATGATTTGAACAAACACCTTTCATTATCTGCAAACATTAACTATGTTAACCAGAAACAAACAGGTACTGTTCAGGATGGTTACGCTAACCAAACCTCAGGTTCATTTACCCAATGGTTCCACCGTGACCTTGACATGGGAATCATGAAAGAATTAAGAGGCTTACAATATGGCCCGGGCCAATATGCCAGCTGGAACCACAATGACCCTGCTGCATGGAACCCTGCCAACCCTACCAACTTTTATGGTGGTAACTACTGGTATAACTATTATACCTACCAGGACCTTGAAAAAGACCACTATAACCGCGATCGTTTTTACGGAAACATAGCCTTAACCTATAAAGTTAATAACGACTTAAGCTTCAGGTTAACTTACCGTAAACAGCAAAATACTACGTGGACCGAGAATATCGAATCTACCGAGTTAGCGCAAAGCCAGGTTCAAACAGGCTTGAAAGGCAGCTACTTTACTTACAACAGCTACTCGAACCGCGAAAACTTAGAGTTTTTAGCTACCTACAGCAAAAAGATAAAAGACTTTAAGATTGACGCAAACTTTGGTACAGATAAATTTAACTGGACCGATAAAGAAAATGGTGCTCAAACCAACAACGGCTTAACCATCCCTTATCTTTATACCATTTCAAACAGTGTTGACCCTGCATCCATATACAACACAAGGTTACAGGAAAGATACAATGCTGTGTTAGGCCACCTTGCTTTAGGCTGGAAAGACCTGATCTTCCTTGACGGATCATTACGTAATGACTGGTTCTCAACGCTGCCACAGGCTAAAAATGACGTATTGTCAAAATCAGCAGGTTTATCATTCGTGTTTAGCGATTTGCTGAAAAGCCAGGATAAATGGTTAAGTTATGGTAAAGTACGTGCAACCTACGGCCAGATCCCTAAAGCGCTTGGTACCAGCAACGAAACTTTTGGCGCTTACCGTTACCCGGGTGCGTCTTATGGCGTAGCTGCTCAAAAATTCAATGGCCAGCTGTTGATGTCAACTCCTGACCAAAACGTTGATCCGCTGATCCACGGTTCTACAGTAACCCAAAAAGAGCTTGGTCTCGATTTAAGATTCCTGAATGACAGGATCGGAATTTCAGGTACTTACTGGGATGGTGCTGAAACAGGTATCCCTTCATCAATTAACGTGAACGGTGCTTCAGGTTTCTCATCTATCCTTACCAACTTTGGTAATGTTACCAAAAAAGGTTTTGATATAACCTTTAACGCTTACCCGGTAAGAGTACCAAATTTTGCATGGAACGTATCTTTAACTTACTCAAACCTGTTACAGGATAAAGTAGTTGAGATCAGCAATAAATACAACGTTCAGCAAATTATTGTTGCTTACAACACATTCTCACAACTTCCATACCTGGTTCAAAAAGCAGGCATGGCCTGGGGACAGATCTTTGGTTCAGGTATCCTTCGCAATTCTGCAGGTGTTCCTATTCTTGATGCTAGCGGTTTTTACCAAAGAAATCCAAGTGTTTATTTTGGAAGCGTATTACCTAAGCACACAGGTGGTATCCAGAATACATTTAACATCTACAAAGACTTCTCTGTTAACTTTAACATAGATTACCAGTTTGGCGGTAAATTTGCTTCATTATCTAACGCATTCGGTGCATTCAGCGGTACCACTTACCGTACGGCAGCTTTGAACGACAAGGGTAACCCTGTTCGTGATAATGTTGCTGATGGCGGTGGTGTTCACCAGGTTGGTGTTGATGCAAACGGCAAGCCGGTTAGCATGTATGTTAGCGCTTATGATTACTATCATAACAATTTTAACAACGGTACTTTAGATGAGTTTGTTTATGACCTTACCTTCATAAAATTACGTGAGGCTGGTATCTCTTACCGCATCCCGGTTAAAAAATTAGGAATTGGTAATGTTATTAAGAATGCTAGCTTCCAGATACAGGCACATGACCTTTGGTTAATTTATGCTAAATCAAGAGACTTTGATCCGTCACAAATCAGTGCAGTTCAGGGTGAGTCAGGACAGTTGCCAGGAACAAGAGGTTTCGGATTTAACCTTAAAGTAGGATTCTGATCAGTGTACTTGAACGAAAACTTAATTTAAATATTTAAAACACGATGAAAAAGATATATATATGCACGCTTTCTGCCTTACTGTTATGGGGGGCCTCGAGCTGTAAAAAACCAAATGATTTTGGTACAACAAACCAGGATCCTACTGCGGTAACAACACCAATAGTATCAGCATTATTAGCAAATGTTGAGGCCGGGCTACCGGGCTATGCTTCAACCGGCTCAATGGCCGGCGGTGCTTACGCACAGTATTTCTCTGAAACACAATACCCGGGCACATCATTATATACCGCCCCGGTAAACGGCTTCACCGGAAACTACAATGGCTCGCTGTACGACTTGCAAAACGTTATTAACCTTAACCAAAGCAAAAACTCGGTTGCTGTTGCTCAAATTATGCAGCAGTATATTTACTGGGTGTTAACGGATGAGTTTGGTGATATTCCTTACAGCCAGGCTTTACAGGGCTTAAAGGCTATTACCCCGGCTTATGACAAGCAGGAGGATATTTACAAAGGAATAGTTACCAAAATTGCAGCTGCTGTAGCTTCAATGGACGGTGGTACTGTACCGGGAGACCTTTTTTACGGAGGCGACGCTGCTGCATGGAAAAGGGCCGGTAATTCATTAATTATGCTGGTTTCTATGCAGGCTTCAAAAAAAGTACCTGGAGCAGGCGATTTTTACGCTACTGCGTTTAAAGCAGCAATGGCTGGTGGATACATTACTACAAATGCACAGAATTTTGCTGTAACTTATCCAGGTGGATCATATAAATCACCATGGTGGGGCCTTTACAATGGCAGAACTGACTGGGCTGAAAGTAAAACCCTTACTGATTACACTGCAGCTACCAACGATGGCAGGCAACTGGTATTCGGTGGTTCATTCAGCGATCCTAACTTAACAACAGGTGGTACCGTAACTTCAAGCGATGGTGTACCTTACGGTGTTGACCGTACTACAGCAAATAATTACATCAGTGCAAATTCAGACTGGGCGCTTATTATGCGTGCAGACAAACGTAAAGATGCATCTGCTGTAAACGTTATTACTGCTGCTGAAACTACACTGGCTGTGGCTGAAGCCATTAACATTGGCTGGGTAACCGGTGACCTGGTTGCTACTTACCAAAGCGGGGTTAAATTATCATTTGAGCAATGGGGTGTTGATGCGCCTACCAATACTTATCTTACCAGTGCTAACGTTGCTGTAAGCGCAACTCCGGGTGTTGCTAACGAAAAGAACATTGCCGTTCAGCAATGGGTATCATCTTACCCTGACGGACACATGGGCTGGAACATCTGGCGTAAAACAGGTTATCCTGTGCTTACCCCTGCAGTAGCAGCTTCCAATTCGTCAAAGAAAATTGTTAGGCGTTATATTTATGCTTCATCTGAGCAGACAACCAATGGTGTAAGCGTTAACGCGGCCATTGCAAGAGAAGTACCTACTGCAGGTACCGACTCGCAGGACAATGCTGTATGGTGGGATGTAATAGGTCAATCAAAATAAGTATTTGCAGGCTTTAACAAAATAGTTGAAACTATCATGAGCGGCGGCTCAGTTAAAAGAGGTAATGCTCATGATAGCTCATTAACATTTAAAAATTATTGAAATGAAAAATAAATTTTTACAATATACGTTCCTTAGCTGCTCGCTGATGGTTCTTTTTAGCGCTTGCCGGAAAGATCCGTTTAAAGGAACCGAAACCCTTTCGTCAGGGAAGTCATATGTGTACATTACCGAAGCCAATGGTAGTCCTTACACTCAATATTTTGATGTATTTAATGACATTAAGACTGTTGTGCTTTTCACGATCAGGCGCGATGCAGCCAATAGTGCTGATTTACAAAAGGCAGTAACTGTTACACTTACGGCTGATGCTGACTCTAGTGCCAGCTCTGGGCTAACAGCTTTTACCAGTGATTTATATACTTTTCCAACTGCTGCTGATATAGCATCGGGTGGCGTTTATGCAGGCGCTGACGGCATATCTGTTAACAGCGATGGTACCCAATTAACTGTAAAGTTTGCACCCGGTCAGTTTGCTAAAAATGTAATTTACAAAGTTGATGGCAGCAAGCTGGATCTTTCAAAAACCTACGGTGCTGTTTATAAAATAACCAGTCTTAGCAGCCTCAGCCAAAAGGTTGGTTATAGTGTGGTGGCAGCAGCCATCGCTGTTAAAAATGCGTATGATGGGAATTATAATATTTCCGGAACCGTTCAGCGGTATGTAGCAGGCGGGGATGCTGAAGTTGGTTCTTTGAATGGCACTATTGTAGCCGGCAAGACCAGCGATGTTATAACTAATGGCCCTACCAGCAATTTCTTCTCAATTTATTGGGCAGATGGTTCGGGTGTAGGCGGTATTGCCGGCTTACAACTTGCTGTAGATCCTGCAACTAATAAAGTTACAGTGACTGCATCAGGTAACCCAAATTTGAAAAATATAGCTGATCAGGATAATTATTATGACCCTGCTACCAAGACATTTGTATTGAATTTTGCCTGGTATGGAGGTGCGCCGCCACCGACCGGATCAAGCAGACAAGCGCACGTAACGCTTACTTACAACGGTTCAAGATAGTAACTATTGTATTGATTGATACTACCAAGCCGCCCCATTTAAGTTGTGGGCGGCTTTTTTATGAATTATATTTGTTAAGCCGTGATGTTTGCGCAAATTACAAACAGAATAAAACATCAGCGTACTTAATAGCTTAAAGAATATTTGAGCTGATTTTTCGTTTTACGTATTTAGCTGTATTCCAGGTTTTAAATTTATAATACTATGAAAAATTTCTTGCTGTCATTTATTATAATTGTTAGCGGCGTCAACGCTTTTAGCCAAACTATTGCTATAACCGGGGCCGTTAAAGATGACCAGGGGCAACATGTTCCCCTGGTGTTTATTAGGGACGCACAGCACTTTTATGCTACTTATGCAGACTCCAGCGGAGCCTTCCGGATTAAAGCTGATCCATCATCCACATTGATCGCTATTGCTGCCGGTTATGCTGATACGAAGGTAAAAATTGATGGTAAAAGCACAATTAATATAGTGATGGCTAAAGGGAACTCATCGTCAGCAAACGGCGCATCTTCTACTGCCGGAGCAACCAATGCGGGGGCTGCTGCTGCTTTTTCAAATAAAGAACCGCTGGTTAACCAAAGCGGATCAAGTACGGCGGTTAAGGCCGGTTTTAACCAG of Mucilaginibacter xinganensis contains these proteins:
- a CDS encoding SusC/RagA family TonB-linked outer membrane protein, whose product is MKKLLLVSLCFLVLCITQAFAQNRTITGTVTSKEDGLPLPGVSVTVPGTQVGTQTNDYGKFTIKVPASAKSLAFGFVGYKRVTATIGATDVINATLETNANELKEVVVTGGYGIKQTARSNSNSAQVVTATELNTVRQPNINNALAGKVAGIQVRSQSAAALGRNTEVRLRGASGFGSGQGALYVVDGTILPNADDINLDDVESVTVLQGAAAAALLGSQGANGAIVITTSKAKKNGGLGIDLRLGATFDKAYILPNYQNTYGGGNNPVFEQYTWKAGDPDHWKSLSGKYYPDYSDDSSWGPKLSGQEYIPWYAWYAGTKYTGKTASWTAQPNNAIDFYQTAPLLDNSITFNKAGDDYSVKLSYGNVYQKGIIPNQDLKRNTLNLNYNYDLNKHLSLSANINYVNQKQTGTVQDGYANQTSGSFTQWFHRDLDMGIMKELRGLQYGPGQYASWNHNDPAAWNPANPTNFYGGNYWYNYYTYQDLEKDHYNRDRFYGNIALTYKVNNDLSFRLTYRKQQNTTWTENIESTELAQSQVQTGLKGSYFTYNSYSNRENLEFLATYSKKIKDFKIDANFGTDKFNWTDKENGAQTNNGLTIPYLYTISNSVDPASIYNTRLQERYNAVLGHLALGWKDLIFLDGSLRNDWFSTLPQAKNDVLSKSAGLSFVFSDLLKSQDKWLSYGKVRATYGQIPKALGTSNETFGAYRYPGASYGVAAQKFNGQLLMSTPDQNVDPLIHGSTVTQKELGLDLRFLNDRIGISGTYWDGAETGIPSSINVNGASGFSSILTNFGNVTKKGFDITFNAYPVRVPNFAWNVSLTYSNLLQDKVVEISNKYNVQQIIVAYNTFSQLPYLVQKAGMAWGQIFGSGILRNSAGVPILDASGFYQRNPSVYFGSVLPKHTGGIQNTFNIYKDFSVNFNIDYQFGGKFASLSNAFGAFSGTTYRTAALNDKGNPVRDNVADGGGVHQVGVDANGKPVSMYVSAYDYYHNNFNNGTLDEFVYDLTFIKLREAGISYRIPVKKLGIGNVIKNASFQIQAHDLWLIYAKSRDFDPSQISAVQGESGQLPGTRGFGFNLKVGF
- a CDS encoding BT_3044 domain-containing protein, which encodes MKNKFLQYTFLSCSLMVLFSACRKDPFKGTETLSSGKSYVYITEANGSPYTQYFDVFNDIKTVVLFTIRRDAANSADLQKAVTVTLTADADSSASSGLTAFTSDLYTFPTAADIASGGVYAGADGISVNSDGTQLTVKFAPGQFAKNVIYKVDGSKLDLSKTYGAVYKITSLSSLSQKVGYSVVAAAIAVKNAYDGNYNISGTVQRYVAGGDAEVGSLNGTIVAGKTSDVITNGPTSNFFSIYWADGSGVGGIAGLQLAVDPATNKVTVTASGNPNLKNIADQDNYYDPATKTFVLNFAWYGGAPPPTGSSRQAHVTLTYNGSR
- a CDS encoding SusD/RagB family nutrient-binding outer membrane lipoprotein, translating into MKKIYICTLSALLLWGASSCKKPNDFGTTNQDPTAVTTPIVSALLANVEAGLPGYASTGSMAGGAYAQYFSETQYPGTSLYTAPVNGFTGNYNGSLYDLQNVINLNQSKNSVAVAQIMQQYIYWVLTDEFGDIPYSQALQGLKAITPAYDKQEDIYKGIVTKIAAAVASMDGGTVPGDLFYGGDAAAWKRAGNSLIMLVSMQASKKVPGAGDFYATAFKAAMAGGYITTNAQNFAVTYPGGSYKSPWWGLYNGRTDWAESKTLTDYTAATNDGRQLVFGGSFSDPNLTTGGTVTSSDGVPYGVDRTTANNYISANSDWALIMRADKRKDASAVNVITAAETTLAVAEAINIGWVTGDLVATYQSGVKLSFEQWGVDAPTNTYLTSANVAVSATPGVANEKNIAVQQWVSSYPDGHMGWNIWRKTGYPVLTPAVAASNSSKKIVRRYIYASSEQTTNGVSVNAAIAREVPTAGTDSQDNAVWWDVIGQSK